The nucleotide sequence AAATCATGAAAAAACATATTTTTACAAACAAAATAAAACTTTATTCGCATTGATTAAAAAAATTCTATTATTATTACCCATCTTAATTATTACTTCATGCTATAGTATAAAGCATGCTACACAAGACGATTATATTCTTAAAAGTAATAAAATAAACATTAATCATGCAGATCAAGCACGCATTAAAAATATAACAAAAAAAGAAATTAATTTAATTATAAAACAACAGCCAAATAAGAAAATAATTGGTTTCCTTCCTTTTCATTTATGTTTATACAACATCAGTAATCCTAAAAAAAACAACTGGTTTAATTCATATTTACGTAAAATAGGAGAACATCCTGTATTATTTGATAATTCGTTAACAGAAAAGAGCATCAATCAAATTAAATCGTATTTAGAAAATAATGGCTATTTTACTGCATCAATAAATAATGAGTTACAATATAAAGGAAACAAAGTAAATGTTTTTTACAACATACATACCGGTGACTCATACACAATCAATAATGTAAAATATAATACAATTTTCGACAGTGAAATATATAGCTTAATTCAAAAAAAACACCAAAAATATATTATCCAAAAAGGTGACATTTTCACTTATAATAAAGTTAACAATGAACGTATTGAAATAGAAAAATTACTACAAAATAACGGTTATTATAAGTTTTCAAAAGAACTAATCTATGTAGAAGCAGACAGCACAGATAATAAAAAAATTAATTTAAATTTTCGTCTCAAAGAAATTAACATAGATTCATCTTCATATGAAAAATTTTATATTGACAACATCTTTATTCATCTAAATAGTGCAAACACAAATAATGACACCATAATTAAAGATGATTATTTTTTCATTATACCAAAAAATACTAAATCAGAAATAAAACTAAATACTATTTGTGAATTAATAGATATTAAGAAAAATAAAAAATACTCCAAAGAGGAAATTGAAAAAACATATAGCAACTTATCTAATCTTTTATTTTTTAAGAAAATTGTTATCGAATTTAATGAAAAACAAAACAACAAACTTCATTGTAATATTCAACTCAAAAGCCCTGTTAAAATGTATTACTCAGTTGAAGCTGAAACAAAACGATCTGCTGATGAGGGTAACCTAGGAATTTCAGGTTATCTTCAATTTGGGAATAGAAATCTATTAAAAGGGGCTGAAAATTTAAACGGTAAAATAAAACTATCTCTAGAAAATCGTCAATCAACAATTAATAAAAACGAAAAACTATTTAATACTAGAGAGATATTTTACGAAATGAGTTTACGTGTTCCAAAGTTAATTTTACCCAAAATAATAGTAGATAAATTAACTTCTAGCTACCAAATGAACACAAACTTTGTTTTTTCATTAGCACAAAGACAACGCCCAGATTTTTCAAGTGAAATAATTACTCAAAAATTGGGATACAATTGGAAAAGCTCTAAAAATATTGAACATCAATTAAATTTAATTGAATTAAGTTTTTCTGATATTGGTGAAATTAATTCTTTTATTGAAAATGAATTAATAGAAAACCCTTATTTAAGTGAACAATTTGAAGATAAGTTTATTCCAGCTACAAACTATATTTTTTCTTTTAATAATCAAAAAATATACAAACCTATTAACCATACATATATTAAAGCTAAAGCTGAACTAAGTGGTAATTTACTGACTGCAATTGCACCAATCGTAAATTTTAAAAAAAATGAAAAAAATCAATATATTATTTTTAACAACTCTTTTTCTCAGTATGCAAGAATGGATCTGGATATTAGAAGATATATTATACTAAATAAGGAAAATGTACTTGTTTTAAGAGGTTTCTATGGGCTAGGGTACTCTTATGGAAATTCCGAAGAACTTCCTATTCAAAAACAGTTTTTTTCAGGCGGAGTAAATAGTATAAGGGCATGGGAAGCATTTGGCCTTGGACCGGGTTCCAGTACAGATTTAAATAACTACTCTACTGGTGATATTAAATTAGAATTTAATATTGAATATCGTTTCCCTCTATATAATTCATTAAAATCAGCTGTATTTATTGATGGTGGAAATATTTGGTCAATAAAAAATGACCCCAGAGAAGGAAGTAGATTTTATTTTAATTCATTTCCAAATCAAATTGCAATTGGAATAGGTGTAGGTTTTAGATATGATTTTGATTTTTTTGTTATACGCCTAGACGTTGCAACACCTGTTAGAGACCCCATGTTAATGATAAATGATAGATGGATAGAAAATCCATTAAATGGAAATTTTAGATATAATTTAGCCATTGGTTATCCATTTTAATTTAAATTTGAAAACTATGAAAGATTTAAAATTAATTGCACAACAAATGACAGCTAGAGGCAAAGGTATTCTTGCTGCAGATGAAAGTACACCAACATGCTCAAAAAGATTTGAGGCATTAGGCATTGAGAGCACTGATTTAACAAGAAATGAATATAGAAGTAAACTACTACTTTCAGAAAACATTGAAAACTATATAAGTGGTGTAATACTATTTGATGAAACATTTCATCAAAATATCCAAGGTACTAACACACCAATTCCTAAGTATCTAAAACAAAAAAATATTTTAACTGGTATAAAAGTTGATACTGGTGCAAAAACACTATCTAATCATAACCCTGAAAAAATAACTGAGGGATTAGATGACCTAAGAGATAGATTAACAAACTATAAGTTAAATGGTGCTGATTTTGCAAAGTGGAGAGCAGTAATAACAATTGGTGAAAATATTCCGTCTGAAGCATGCCTACATTCAAATGCTCATGCACTTGCTAGATATGCTTCGCTTTGCCAAGAAAATGATATTGTACCAATAGTTGAACCTGAAGTATTAATGGATGGAGCACATGGAATAGAAAAATGCTTTCATACAACTGAAAAAGCTTTAAAAGAGGTTTTTAATGCATTAAAACTGCTAAATGTTGACTTGGAAGCAATTGTACTTAAACCAAACATGGTGCTTCCTGGTAATTCATCGAATGAAAGGATAGAAGATAGTCAAATTGTAAAAATGACATTTGATGCACTTAAAAAAAATGTTCCTAAAGAAGTACCTGGTATTGCTTTTCTATCTGGAGGCCAAAACAGTGATAAAGCTGCAGAAAGATTAAATTTACTAAATCAACTGTACCCCAATAAAGACTGGAATTTAACATTTTCTTACGGAAGAGCCTTACAACAAGATGCATTATTTTGCTTTTCAAAAGGTGATGTTTTAGGCCTGCAAAAAGCACTTTTAAAACGAGCTAAAATGAATCATCTTGCTTCAATAGGGCAATTATTTAATTAAATAATATGGGTTGGTTTAAAAGAAAAAATCAAGGAATTTTTACAGAAAGTAAAGATAAAAAGGACATTCCAAAAGGTCTATGGTATAAATGTCCCCAGTGTAAAAAACTTACTCCAAAAGAAGAGCATAAAAAGAATTACTGGGTATGTACTAATTGTGATTATCACTCGAGAATAAATAGCCATCAATATTTCGGAATACTTTTTGATAATCAAAAATATAAAGAAATCAATACAAACCTAACTGCTCTCGACCCTCTTGCATTCAAAGATACTAAAAGCTATACTGACAGGTTAGATAAAGCATACGAAACAACAAACTTTAAAGAAGCAATCAGTACTGCATATGGAAAAATAGAGGGTAAGAATATTGCAATTGCATCAATGAATTTTGAATTTATTGGAGGCTCTATTAGTTCAGCTGTTGGGGAAAAAATATGTCGTCTTATACAATTAGCTATTAAGAAAAAAATGCCACTTTTAATCATCTCTAAATCTGGTGGAGCAAGAATGATGGAAGCTGCCTTCTCTCTCATGCAATTAGCTAAAACATCAGGACATTTAAGTTTATTAAGTCAAGAAAAAATTCCTTATATATCATTGCTTACTGATCCTACTTTTGGAGGAGCAACTGCATCATTTTCCATGCTAGGTGACATTAATATTGCAGAACCTAATGCACTAATTGGTTTTGCTGGTCCAAGAGTAATTAAAGAAACAATTGGAAAAGACCTCCCAGATGGTTTTCAAAAGTCTGAATTTTTACTAGAAAAAGGATTTTTAGACTTTATTGTTCATCGAAAAGAATTACAGAATAAAATCTCAAACTTTATTAATCTAGTATATTATTGATGAAAACCATTTATTCAAGAAAAATAAATACTATATTTGCACTTCAAAAAAAGAAAACATAAATATGTATTTAGATTCTAAAAAGAAACAAGCTATTTTTAAAAAACATGGTTCATCTGAAAAGGACACTGGCAAATCTGAGAGTCAAATTGCCATTTTTACTGAACGTATCAATCATCTAACTGATTATTTAAAAGACAACAAAAAAGATAACAACACTAAAAGATCTTTAGTATTATTAGTAGGAAAAAGACGACGAATGCTAGAATATTTAAAGAAAAAAGATATCGAAAGATATCGATCAATCGTTAAAATGCTGAAATTAAGAAAATAATTCAGCTATATACTACTTATAAATAAATACTGAAAAATTAATGAAACCAGAACTTAAAAAAGTAACTATCTCACTAGATAATGATCGAGATATTACTATCGAAACAGGCTTATTAGCAAAACAAGCACATGGATCATGTG is from Flavobacteriales bacterium TMED191 and encodes:
- a CDS encoding acetyl-CoA carboxylase carboxyltransferase subunit beta, with the translated sequence MGWFKRKNQGIFTESKDKKDIPKGLWYKCPQCKKLTPKEEHKKNYWVCTNCDYHSRINSHQYFGILFDNQKYKEINTNLTALDPLAFKDTKSYTDRLDKAYETTNFKEAISTAYGKIEGKNIAIASMNFEFIGGSISSAVGEKICRLIQLAIKKKMPLLIISKSGGARMMEAAFSLMQLAKTSGHLSLLSQEKIPYISLLTDPTFGGATASFSMLGDINIAEPNALIGFAGPRVIKETIGKDLPDGFQKSEFLLEKGFLDFIVHRKELQNKISNFINLVYY
- a CDS encoding 30S ribosomal protein S15 produces the protein MYLDSKKKQAIFKKHGSSEKDTGKSESQIAIFTERINHLTDYLKDNKKDNNTKRSLVLLVGKRRRMLEYLKKKDIERYRSIVKMLKLRK
- a CDS encoding fructose-bisphosphate aldolase class I, which produces MKDLKLIAQQMTARGKGILAADESTPTCSKRFEALGIESTDLTRNEYRSKLLLSENIENYISGVILFDETFHQNIQGTNTPIPKYLKQKNILTGIKVDTGAKTLSNHNPEKITEGLDDLRDRLTNYKLNGADFAKWRAVITIGENIPSEACLHSNAHALARYASLCQENDIVPIVEPEVLMDGAHGIEKCFHTTEKALKEVFNALKLLNVDLEAIVLKPNMVLPGNSSNERIEDSQIVKMTFDALKKNVPKEVPGIAFLSGGQNSDKAAERLNLLNQLYPNKDWNLTFSYGRALQQDALFCFSKGDVLGLQKALLKRAKMNHLASIGQLFN